Proteins co-encoded in one Quercus robur chromosome 8, dhQueRobu3.1, whole genome shotgun sequence genomic window:
- the LOC126694035 gene encoding uncharacterized protein LOC126694035, translating to MSLLVWNCHGLGNPRTVRELGDYIRAKDPAVVFLAETWTDDARLDEVLRNFSFRNKWSVPSGQRGGGLVLLWKEDIQVSVEDSSKYCIDAIVEKNTPQEWRFTGFYGEPVTHRRHEAWTKLRTLNNKPHIPWLCAGDFNEITRQEEKRGGVCRENSQMLAFRDVIDECSFMDLGFIGPNFTWAKHFNDGHSIWERLDRGLATNPWFLRFPGTKVHHLPCLSSDHCPLFINPSGIEIPSYKKPFRFEEMWLADSRCGEVVEAAWRSCVSLDPNKEILGKIEKCGKDLSWWNYNVFGNVRRELKKKRDMLVEEEAVALRTGSNVRIKELQREINELLDRETRMWNQCSRILWLKNGDGNTKFFHSRASHRYRKNVILGLNDSHGVWKEGPNEVAGILIHYYSDLFTTSNPPTQHEALSHIPQVITDDMNSELTSTFEEWEVLQALKQMAPMKALGPDGMPPLFFQHFWPMIEGDVTHSVLSWLNSGTIPHPLNHTFITLIPKKKNPSLVSDYRPISLCNVLYKIFAKVLANRLKKFLNSVINENQSAFAKGRLISDNILIAFETLHCMKNHNSSASGFMALKLDMSKAYDRVEWVFLENVMRKMGFSERANSEECSKVLELLSTYEEVSGQKLNREKTALFFSKAVTEASRQIIKGILGVREIHHYEKYLGLPSLTGRGKKASFNYIKERVWRKLQGWEGKLLSQAGREVLIKAVIQAIPTYAMGCFKLPLGLCNEIEVMVRKFWWGQRGEKRKVHWLKWDEMKKAKKEGGFQTSFLSKLYNHGGTRIKRGACWRIGDGQKVKVWHHVWLPSKPPARILSPVLEGWEEATVDKLIKEDSRTWDDDVIDGLFAPREAAIIKSIPLSRFPIEDKLFWPWTQTGKYNCKSGYRFLKHEDDVSGATEALAEDRIFWRSIWDLRLPNKIKNFLWRASREAVPTKANLQRRHILENGRCERCMMEDETTLHALWSCTKNRSAWTSSEWNGYNNISPVNFKELLSWILQNSGNPELFAMVTWSLWNQQNQIRLNKPCCPSDLIEAQAKEKLEEFMATIPAKPAPLPRQRVKWKPPDAGSFKINFDGAIFKQENMSGIGVVIRDHTGAVMASLAQTVAPAMQPIEIEAVAAARALEFGEEIGITEAVLEGDSEQLINSFKGGHSIASVEPLLHDATVFSSHYAKLLYSHCRRDGNRLAHSLARYSINVSSYVVWMEGVPDPLFNIVQQDVANLAR from the exons ATGAGTCTCTTAGTTTGGAACTGTcatgggcttgggaacccacgcACAGTGAGAGAGCTTGGAGATTACATTCGGGCAAAAGATCCTGCTGTTGTGTTTTTAGCCGAGACATGGACAGACGATGCAAGGCTAGATGAAGTGTTACgaaattttagttttagaaaTAAATGGTCAGTTCCTAGTGGCCAAAGAGGtggtggtttggttttgttgtggAAGGAAGATATTCAAGTCTCAGTGGAAGATTCCTCAAAGTATTGTATTGATGCAATTGTTGAGAAAAACACTCCTCAAGAATGGCGGTTCACGGGTTTCTATGGCGAACCAGTGACACATAGAAGGCATGAGGCATGGACAAAGCTACGAACCCTAAATAATAAGCCGCACATTCCTTGGTTGTGTGCAGGGGACTTCAATGAAATTACAAGAcaggaagaaaagagaggagGTGTATGTCGTGAAAATAGTCAAATGCTAGCTTTCCGGGATGTTATCGATGAGTGCAGTTTTATGGATTTGGGTTTCATAGGCCCAAATTTCACTTGGGCAAAGCACTTCAATGATGGACATTCGATTTGGGAGAGACTAGACCGTGGATTAGCAACCAATCCGTGGTTCTTGCGGTTTCCAGGCACAAAAGTTCATCATTTACCCTGTCTTTCCTCGGATCACTGCCCATTGTTTATCAACCCTTCAGGAATTGAAATTCCATCCTATAAAAAACCTTTTAGGTTTGAGGAGATGTGGCTAGCTGATAGTAGGTGTGGGGAGGTGGTTGAAGCAGCATGGAGGTCATGTGTATCATTAGATCCTAATAAGGAAATCcttggaaaaatagaaaaatgtggcAAAGACTTGTCATGGTGGAATTACAATGTATTTGGGAATGTGAGGAGGGAGCTAAAAAAGAAGAGGGATATGCTAGTTGAAGAGGAAGCAGTGGCTTTGAGAACTGGAAGCAATGTACGGATCAAAGAGTTGCAAAGAGAGATAAATGAGTTGTTGGATCGAGAAACAAGGATGTGGAATCAATGCTCTCGAATTCTTTGGCTAAAAAATGGAGATGgaaatactaaatttttccaTAGTCGAGCCTCTCACCGGTATAGGAAAAATGTGATATTGGGGTTGAATGATAGCCATGGAGTTTGGAAGGAAGGACCGAATGAAGTAGCTGGTATCCTCATTCACTACTACAGTGACTTGTTCACTACCTCAAATCCGCCCACTCAACATGAAGCTCTAAGCCACATTCCTCAAGTGATCACTGATGATATGAATAGTGAATTGACTAGTACATTTGAGGAATGGGAAGTACTCCAAGCATTGAAACAAATGGCACCTATGAAGGCACTAGGACCTGATGGAATGCCCCCCTTGTTTTTCCAGCATTTTTGGCCTATGATAGAAGGTGATGTTACTCACTCGGTACTATCCTGGTTAAACTCAGGTACTATCCCACATCCACTGAATCATACTTTTATTACTCtaatcccaaaaaagaaaaacccaagcTTAGTGTCAGATTATCGCCCTATTAGCTTATGCAATGtgctttacaaaatttttgcaaAAGTCCTTGCCAATAGACTAAAAAAATTCCTCAATTCAGTTATAAATGAAAACCAATCTGCTTTTGCCAAAGGCCGCCTCATATCAGATAATATCCTTATTGCCTTCGAAACTTTACATTGCATGAAAAATCATAATTCAAGTGCATCGGGTTTTATGGCTTTGAAGCTAGACATGAGTAAAGCCTATGATAGGGTTGAGTGGGTGTTCTTAGAAAATGTGATGAGGAAAATGGGATTTTCAGAAAG GGCCAATTCCGAAGAATGCAGTAAAGTTTTGGAGTTGCTATCAACATATGAAGAAGTCTCTGGCCAAAAATTAAACAGGGAGAAAACAGCTTTATTCTTCAGCAAAGCAGTTACAGAAGCAAGCCGTCAAATCATCAAAGGCATTCTGGGAGTCCGGGAAATCCATcactatgaaaaatatttggggcTGCCATCTTTGActggaaggggaaaaaaagcaaGCTTTAATTATATCAAGGAGAGAGTGTGGAGGAAGCTGCAAGGATGGGAAGGAAAACTCCTTTCCCAAGCCGGAAGGGAGGTGCTTATTAAGGCGGTCATCCAAGCCATACCTACGTATGCAATGGGTTGCTTCAAATTACCTTTGGGGTTGTGCAATGAAATTGAGGTGATGGTtaggaagttttggtggggacaacgAGGGGAGAAGAGAAAGGTTCATTGGCTAAAATGGGATGAGAtgaaaaaagccaaaaaggaAGGGG GTTTTCAAACCTCGTTTCTTTCCAAATTGTACAATCATGGAGGCACCAGAATCAAAAGGGGTGCATGTTGGAGAATAGGCGATGGGCAGAAAGTGAAGGTGTGGCATCATGTTTGGCTACCATCTAAACCACCGGCGAGAATTTTATCACCCGTTCTTGAAGGTTGGGAGGAAGCCACAGTCGACAAACTCATCAAGGAAGATTCAAGGACTTGGGATGATGATGTGATTGATGGCCTTTTTGCTCCGAGGGAAGCTGCCATCATTAAATCAATCCCGCTCTCAAGATTCCCCATTGAAGATAAGCTGTTTTGGCCATGGACTCAAACAGGGAAGTATAACTGCAAATCTGGTTACAGATTTTTAAAGCATGAAGATGATGTTTCAGGGGCAACGGAAGCACTGGCAGAGGACAGAATTTTCTGGCGTAGCATTTGGGATTTGcgactcccaaacaagattaaaaatttTCTGTGGAGAGCAAGCCGTGAGGCAGTCCCAACAAAAGCAAATTTGCAGCGACGACACATTCTGGAGAATGGCAGGTGCGAGCGTTGTATGATGGAGGATGAAACCACGTTACATGCATTGTGGTCTTGCACTAAGAACAGGTCTGCCTGGACATCATCAGAGTGGAACGGCTACAACAACATAAGCCCAGTCAACTTTAAGGAGCTATTATCATGGATACTTCAAAACAGTGGTAATCCGGAGCTCTTTGCAATGGTGACGTGGAGCTTATGGAATCAACAGAATCAAATTCGGCTCAACAAGCCTTGCTGCCCATCGGACCTGATTGAAGCCCAGGCGAAGGAAAAACTGGAGGAATTCATGGCTACAATCCCAGCTAAACCAGCGCCCTTACCTCGACAGAGAGTGAAGTGGAAACCACCTGATGCCGGAAGCTTCAAAATAAATTTCGACGGCGCAATTTTCAAGCAGGAAAATATGAGCGGGATTGGGGTGGTTATTCGTGATCACACAGGGGCTGTTATGGCCTCTCTTGCTCAAACTGTTGCACCTGCTATGCAGCCTATTGAGATTGAAGCAGTAGCTGCTGCTCGGGCACTGGAGTTTGGTGAGGAAATAGGCATAACAGAGGCTGTCCTTGAAGGTGATTCAGAGCAGCTTATAAACTCATTCAAAGGTGGACACTCAATTGCTTCAGTGGAGCCTTTACTTCATGATGCCACGGTTTTCTCTAGTCATTATGCAAAATTGCTATACTCTCATTGTAGAAGAGATGGCAATAGATTAGCACATAGTCTAGCAAGATATTCTATTAATGTCTCAAGCTATgtagtttggatggagggagtTCCCGATCCATTATTCAATATTGTTCAACAAGATGTAGCCAATTTGgcaagataa
- the LOC126694036 gene encoding uncharacterized protein LOC126694036 — MEDLANHCKGLSISDTEGPTFDLEEELATPEYIIAGKFYTRRALNMEAIASTFMPLWRSRNGFKVKNMGNHIVLFTFDNKHEVDSILSNEPWSFDKHLLVLQRYNKDEPIEDLKFNSTTFWVQVHDIPMRFMNPKVAEGICSTVGTVVRKSETEMNGGSFMRVRVNVDITRPLSRGRMVSVGQGREKWVSFKYERLPNICY, encoded by the coding sequence ATGGAGGATCTTGCAAACCATTGTAAAGGTTTGTCTATTTCGGACACAGAAGGGCCAACTTTCGACCTTGAGGAGGAATTGGCTACGCCAGAATACATCATTGCTGGAAAATTCTATACAAGAAGGGCTTTGAATATGGAAGCTATAGCTTCGACTTTTATGCCATTGTGGAGATCCAGGAATGGCTTCAAAGTCAAAAATATGGGAAACCACATAGTCCTCTTCACGTTTGATAATAAACATGAAGTAGACTCCATTCTTTCTAATGAACCTTGGAGCTTTGACAAGCACCTTTTGGTGCTGCAACGTTACAACAAGGATGAGCCAATTgaggatttaaaatttaatagtaCAACGTTTTGGGTGCAGGTACATGACATCCCAATGCGGTTCATGAACCCAAAGGTGGCGGAAGGGATTTGTAGTACTGTGGGCACGGTTGTCCGGAAGTCTGAGACGGAGATGAATGGGGGGAGTTTTATGAGGGTAAGAGTCAACGTGGATATCACTCGTCCACTAAGTCGAGGAAGAATGGTATCAGTTGGACAAGGCAGAGAAAAGTGGGTCTCTTTCAAATATGAGCGCCTACCTAATATTTGCTATTGA